A genomic window from Camelina sativa cultivar DH55 chromosome 2, Cs, whole genome shotgun sequence includes:
- the LOC104750888 gene encoding uncharacterized protein LOC104750888 — protein MGMETFGGKSNPIDADNWRKRLERNLDNTRCPHEYRRDLAVQYLKEEALVWWEKVVKQAQGRYELTWEDFKTEFSRKYFPREAMDRMENDFLELRQGSTTVRDYDREFDRLSMFAGRFMNEDELIRRFLRGLRIELKNRCEMYDYHSKIELVEKAANLEIGLEKEMNQNKEAHAKATKGTSSSKKTWDNQIDGPMQDQGLACGTCGKSHRGVCWITLGGCMKCGELGHKRENCPKGVDHCHKCGRLGHYANRDEEQLPPSPKRLALGKRLD, from the coding sequence ATGGGCATGGAAACTTTTGGTGGAAAGTCTAATCCTATTGATGCTGACAACTGGAGGAAGAGATTAGAGAGGAATTTGGATAACACTAGGTGTCCACATGAGTATCGTAGGGACTTGGCGGTGCAATATCTGAAGGAAGAGGCACTGGTATGGTGGGAAAAGGTGGTAAAACAAGCACAAGGACGGTATGAGCTGACTTGGGAGGATTTTAAGACCGAATTCTCCAggaagtattttcctagagaggctaTGGATCGTATGGAGAATGATTTTCTGGAGCTTCGTCAAGGCTCCACGACGGTGCGGGACTATGATAGGGAGTTTGATCGACTGAGCATGTTTGCTGGTAGATTCATGAATGAGGATGAGTTGATTCGCAGGTTTCTGAGGGGTTTGAGGATTGAGCTCAAGAATCGATGTGAGATGTACGACTATCACAGTAAGATTGAACTAGTGGAAAAAGCTGCTAATTTGGAGATCGGGTTGGAAAAGGAGATGaatcaaaacaaagaagcaCATGCAAAAGCTACAAAGGGGACAAGCTCTAGTAAGAAGACTTGGGATAACCAAATTGATGGACCAATGCAGGATCAAGGACTAGCGTGTGGTACTTGTGGAAAGTCACACCGTGGAGTTTGTTGGATAACTTTAGGAGGTTGCATGAAGTGTGGTGAGTTGGGGCATAAAAGGGAGAACTGTCCAAAAGGTGTTGATCATTGCCATAAGTGTGGGCGACTCGGCCACTATGCCAACAGAGATGAAGAGCAATTGCCACCATCACCAAAAAGATTAGCCTTGGGGAAACGGCTAGATTGA